A stretch of Pseudomonadota bacterium DNA encodes these proteins:
- a CDS encoding DUF3833 family protein, producing the protein MLKKLALMFGLITSGCSGVQPSADPQPEMDFLSYFEGKVDGWGVMYDWRGRVTDKFHILMDGKITNRENGDTHLRLDETFSYSDGRTMERYWEVTKKADGTYEAFAPEVPDGVKAVEMGDTISFHYTFNAPVGERIIALKMDDRMWMIDEDTVMNKNVFKKFGIKVGELNILFRKRIEG; encoded by the coding sequence ATGCTTAAAAAACTTGCCCTTATGTTTGGTCTTATAACGTCTGGTTGCTCAGGCGTACAGCCGAGCGCAGACCCACAGCCCGAAATGGACTTTCTTTCATACTTTGAAGGTAAAGTTGATGGATGGGGTGTCATGTACGACTGGCGTGGCCGCGTGACGGATAAGTTCCATATCCTTATGGATGGCAAGATTACAAACCGCGAAAATGGTGACACTCACCTACGCCTTGATGAAACATTTAGTTATTCAGATGGCCGCACAATGGAGCGATACTGGGAAGTCACAAAGAAAGCAGATGGCACATACGAAGCTTTTGCTCCTGAAGTACCAGACGGCGTAAAAGCTGTAGAGATGGGAGATACCATTTCATTTCATTACACATTTAACGCACCAGTTGGAGAGCGTATCATCGCCCTTAAGATGGATGACCGCATGTGGATGATTGACGAAGACACGGTTATGAACAAAAACGTATTTAAAAAGTTCGGCATTAAAGTTGGCGAGCTCAACATTTTATTTAGAAAAAGAATTGAGGGATAA